A stretch of the Excalfactoria chinensis isolate bCotChi1 chromosome 25, bCotChi1.hap2, whole genome shotgun sequence genome encodes the following:
- the CKAP2L gene encoding cytoskeleton-associated protein 2-like — protein sequence MAAAAQEERRRKLQEYLEARRKLKCPSAKACLNDRTNHLDPLLKPVSEPEHLDRNKKGAVQNTAKGTWKDGKLAGKPARPAGATLQQPSRASQRVEVVQPRQLGKGTKLPAGLVPSANPSAQPRGRLPTSASCLLNPGGPEKTGSGQSVPGAPCSLNESLQELLDSDNENLPAQAATNPVPSNTFQSNGNNLGIERALAHGQSSGTVSRTVKGPKDRINSCRTKEMLIRDKFRKPLPGSKSASQKPSGTTRPLQPPQSLANSTHLLHKKPVVKQENNNAAREPVGKLGTSQMGTLKHSNAAPAKPSASSRPQGTTNGPARTLGLKLCTTVQWQRPPVRGGADRKDVKMAPSGHAATSRVGVPKKQPLPSTSSSRTPGNRGEFGSRKEVHEPELLQTRGVHAGRVPKTPTPEDRRRQLEQWLASKGKCYKRPPMAPLPKKPMKQKEKPPQGSAAQEEQKPEELEQLQLARINALLTDCLKLIEEGVPSEEFSAMLCHEPRAEKCAKFWICKAKLLACSCPLDVLGLYEAAVCAGAEPLQELREVVLDILKTAEKPSEGEKPEKCLQWEPPTPCSGKRLHMAVTPCRTESALSSLPASTIKLQVKSVPRVRQLPEGQELKFLTPVRRSVRIERAGSRYLEMLKDHDPVVSTLSEILDNDKETQFLFRKNKALSEVTKMEVLDM from the exons ATGGCGGCGGCTGCACAAG AAGAGCGCAGAAGGAAGCTCCAGGAGTACCTAGAGGCCAGGAGGAAGCTGAAATGCCCCAGCGCCAA GGCTTGTTTAAATGACCGGACTAATCACCTGGATCCACTTTTAAAACCAGTTTCTGAACCAGAACAT CTTGACAGGAACAAGAAGGGCGCCgtccaaaacacagcaaagggCACCTGGAAGGATGGCAAGCTTGCTGGCAAACCTGCACGGCCAGCTGGTGCTACGCTGCAGCAGCCTTCACGTGCATCTCAGAGAGTGGAAGTGGTACAGCCACGGCAGCTGGGGAAGGGCACAAAGCTGCCTGCGGGGCTCGTTCCAAGCGCAAACCCCTCTGCACAGCCCAGAGGGAGGCTCCCAACTTCTGCTTCTTGTCTCCTAAACCCTGGAGGGCCAGAGAAGACTGGAAGTGGCCAGTCTGTGCCCGGGGCACCTTGCTCCCTGAATGAGAGCCTGCAGGAATTGCTTGACTCTGACAATGAGAACTTACCAGCACAAGCAGCTACAAACCCTGTGCCCAGCAACACTTTTCAGTCTAATGGGAACAATCTGGGGATCGAGAGAGCCTTGGCTCATGGGCAGAGCTCAGGCACTGTGTCAAGGACTGTCAAGGGCCCAAAGGACAGAATTAATAGCTGCCGGACTAAGGAAATGCTGATTCGGGACAAATTCAGGAAGCCCCTGCCAGGCTCAAAGAGTGCATCCCAAAAACCAAGCGGCACAACTCGGCCATTGCAACCCCCTCAGTCACTTGCTAATTCCACGCATTTGCTACATAAAAAGCCAGttgtaaaacaggaaaacaacaatGCAGCAAGGGAACCCGTGGGGAAGCTTGGCACGTCTCAGATGGGAACTCTTAAGCACTCCAACGCAGCTCCTGCAAAGCCCTCAGCCTCCAGCAGGCCCCAGGGCACCACAAATGGGCCCGCCAGGACACTCGGCCTGAAGCTGTGCACCACAGTGCAGTGGCAAAGACCCCCAGTGAGGGGGGGAGCAGACAGGAAGGACGTGAAGATGGCACCTTCTGGACACGCAGCAACATCCCGAGTGGGAGTCCCCAAAAAGCAGCCTCttcccagcacctccagctccagAACTCCAGGAAATCGGGGTGAATTtgggagcaggaaggaggtGCATgaaccagagctgctgcagacacGCGGAGTGCATGCTGGGCGTGTTCCCAAGACCCCAACACCAGAGGATCGCAG GAGACAGCTGGAGCAGTGGCTGGCCTCCAAAGGCAAGTGCTACAAGCGGCCGCCCATGGCGCCGCTTCCAAAGAAGCCAATGAAACAGAAGGAGAAGCCGCCCCAGGGCAGCGCTGCGCAGGAGGAGCAAAAGCCGGAGGAgttggagcagctccagctggccAGGATCAATGCGCTGCTGACCGACTGCCTGAAGCTCATCGAGGAG GGTGTCCCATCAGAGGAGTTCTCAGCAATGCTGTGCCATGAGCCCAGAGCAGAGAAATGTGCCAAGTTCTGGATCTGCAAAGCCAAGCTGCTCGCCTGCAGCTGCCCTTTGGACGTGCTGGGGCTGTACGAAGCAGCGGtctgtgctggtgctgag cCCCTCCAGGAGCTCAGAGAAGTTGTCCTCGATATTTTGAAGACTGCAGAGAAGCCATCAGAAG GGGAAAAGCCTGAGAAGTGCCTTCAGTGGGAGCCCCCCACACCTTGCTCAGGCAAGAGGCTGCACATGGCTGTGACTCCGTGCCGAACAGAGAGCgccctgagcagcctgcctGCCTCCACCATCAAGCTACAAGTGAAATCTGTGCCCAG GGTAAGGCAGCTTCCAGAAGGCCAAGAGCTGAAATTCCTGACGCCGGTGCGGCGCTCAGTGCGCATTGAGAGGGCTGGGAGCCGCTACCTGGAGATGCTGAAGGACCACGACCCCGTGGTGTCGACCCTCAGTGAAATCCTGGATAATGACAAGGAGACCCAGTTCTTATTCCgcaaaaacaaagctttgtCAGAGGTGACAAAGATGGAGGTTTTGGATATGTAG
- the LOC140262631 gene encoding interleukin-1 receptor antagonist protein-like — protein sequence MAFVPDLDVLESSSLSEETFYGPSCLCKQKVRMAGAGGTVDVQVTVRKGRGARSFRQAAVLVVAMTKLLRRPRSREFADSDLSGLLEEVFEPVTFQRLESSYAGAPAFRYTRSQSFDIFDINQKCFVLESPTQLVALHLQGPSSSQKVRLNIALYRPRGPRGSAGAGQMPVALGIKGYKLYMSCVLSGAEPTLQLEEADVLRDIDSVELTRFIFYRLDSPAEDTTRFESAAFPGWFICTSLQPRQPVGITNQPDQVNIATYKLSGR from the exons ATGGCGTTCGTTCCTGACCTGGAcgtgctggagagcagcag CCTCAGCGAGGAGACCTTCTACGGCCCCTCCTGCCTCTGCAAGCAGAAGGTGCGGATGGCAGGAGCCGGTGGCACAGTGGACGTGCAGGTGACGGTGAGGAAGGGACGCGGCGCACGGAGCTTTCGGCAGGCCGCCGTGCTGGTGGTGGCCATGACCAAGCTGCTGCGGAGGCCAAGGAGCAGAGAATTTGCTGACAGCGACCTGAGCGGGCTCCTGGAGGAGGTGTTTG AGCCCGTCACCTTCCAGCGGCTGGAGAGCAGCTACGCCGGGGCGCCCGCCTTCCGCTACACCCGCTCACAGTCCTTCGACATCTTCGACATCAACCAGAAGTGCTTCGTGCTGGAGTCACCCACACAGCTGGTGGCTCTGCACCTCCAGGGGCCTTCCTCCAGCCAGAAAG TGAGGCTGAACATCGCTCTGTACCGGCCCCGAGGCCCACGGGGCAGCGCTGGAGCTGGACAGATGCCGGTGGCTTTGGGCATCAAGGGCTACAAGCTGTACATGTCGTGCGTGCTGAGCGGCGCTGAGCCCACACTGCAGCTGGAG GAAGCCGACGTGCTGCGGGACATCGACAGCGTGGAGCTGACCCGCTTCATCTTCTACCGCCTGGACAGCCCTGCCGAGGACACCACGCGCTTCGAGTCGGCCGCCTTCCCCGGCTGGTTCATCtgcacctccctgcagccccggcAGCCGGTGGGCATCACCAACCAACCCGACCAGGTCAACATCGCCACCTACAAGCTGAGCGGGCGCTGA